GCCGACTGCGAAATGTGGCAGAAGCTCGCCTCCCTGCCGCAGCAGGAGCCCAGCCCGGCGTCGCGTTCCCGATTTGAACACATGCTGAATGCCTACCAGGAAGGCCGCTGGGAAAAGGGTGGAAGAGGAGAGCGCGCCAATTGGTGGACAGCCTGGTGGCGCAGCGCCTTCGCTCCTCCGCTCGCGAGCGCACTTGCAGCCTGCCTGTTGCTGGTTGGATTCATCTTCGGCGAGCACTACTCTTTGTCGCATCAGCCGAATAATTCGCAAATCGCGTCGATGCAGGCTGAGGTAACCACGCTTCGGCAGCTCGTGGCACTGTCGCTGCTGGAGCAGCAATCGGCCAGCCAGCGCTTGCAGGGCGTGAATTACAGCACGCAAGTCGAGCGTCCCGATCCGGAAATCTCCGCGGCGCTGCTGCACGCGCTGCGATTTGACAACAGTGTGGATGTGCGTCTGGCCGCGCTCGACGCGCTGAAGCGATACAAGGACGATCGCCTGGTCCGTGCTGGACTGCTGACAGCATTGCAGGATCAGCAGTCGCCTCTGGTGCAGATCGCGTTGATTGATCTCTTCGTCGAGATGCGTGAGCGCGACGCTAAAGACCGTCTGCGACGCATTGAGCAGGACACGAAGGTGAATCCGGCGGTACGGCAGAGGGCGCAGTGGGGGATTCAGCAGTTGGGGTGAGCGCAAGGTGTAGGGAAGGGCATCGGCTTTAGCCGTGCCGTTTTCGGGTGGGAGCCCCTGCTTCAGCAGGGGGAGGATCGGACTTGCAGTCCGATCCGAACGATGAGGGCTTTACGTTTCCATCGGGCTTTAGCCCTGGGCAGTTGCGTGGGCCAGCGCTAAAGCGCGAAGACTTAGTTGCTCTCGTCCTTACAGGGCTTAAAAGCCCTGGCCCGCATAAATGCGAGCGCTCCCACCGTGACAGGGAGCTAATGAGTTTGAGAGGAAGTGGGCATGACACATCACCGACACATCCAGCGCGTGGTCATCAGCATTGCTGTCGCACTCATGCTGAATAGAGCCGGACTCGCACAATCGCCGCGACCCGAAGTTCGTGCGGAAGCTCGTATAGAACCCCGGGTGCGCCCACATCCTCATC
Above is a window of Terriglobales bacterium DNA encoding:
- a CDS encoding zf-HC2 domain-containing protein, with protein sequence MTCEHFCELLPAYCEQRLTSRDTAFVREHMELCANCRADCEMWQKLASLPQQEPSPASRSRFEHMLNAYQEGRWEKGGRGERANWWTAWWRSAFAPPLASALAACLLLVGFIFGEHYSLSHQPNNSQIASMQAEVTTLRQLVALSLLEQQSASQRLQGVNYSTQVERPDPEISAALLHALRFDNSVDVRLAALDALKRYKDDRLVRAGLLTALQDQQSPLVQIALIDLFVEMRERDAKDRLRRIEQDTKVNPAVRQRAQWGIQQLG